GGCTATAATCAAGACAAGACCACTAACAAGGAACCGTGACAGGCCCAGCGTAAGCAGATAAACGGGACAAGTCATAAGGTTCAGAATCGGTGCCAGAATAAAATTCATAAGGCCTATAACGGCAGCAGTCCATACAATAGACCAGAAACCTGCAAATTCCATTCGCATCCCAAGAACCATAGATGTCAACCAGAGCGCTACTCCTGCAACAATCCATGCGCCTATGAGTTTTTTCACCCTTTCTCCTTCCCTCTAAAATGATATAGTATATAAATATAGTGAAAAGGGGGAAACCATGTTCAGTTTACTAATGTCTGTCACTCTTCTCCTTTTACCTGCAGAACGCGATTCTCTCCTCGCTGAAATCCCGGAAAACGCGGGTTTCTGGGAAGAAGCATTCGAACAGTATTCCGGAGACACGCTTACTTGTATTGAACACCTCTTCATATCAATGCCTGCAGATGACAGGAACAGTATGACCACTTCTATT
The sequence above is a segment of the Candidatus Aegiribacteria sp. genome. Coding sequences within it:
- a CDS encoding phage holin family protein, whose translation is MKKLIGAWIVAGVALWLTSMVLGMRMEFAGFWSIVWTAAVIGLMNFILAPILNLMTCPVYLLTLGLSRFLVSGLVLIIAREWVGGFYVASYWWAVLAAVIISLLTGVIDSMTGRKK